In Leptolyngbya sp. O-77, the genomic window CGGCTAAAAATTCGAGAATTTGCAAAGCAGCGGGGCTGGACGCTCCGAGAAGTTGCCGAACGCGCCGGACTGAACTACAGCACCGTCAAAAACTACGTGCAGCGCGACGCAATGACCATGACTGATTACACAGCAATTCGCAGACTGGCGATCGCCTTCGACGTGTCAATCGAGGATTTAGTTGAAATTCTAGAAGAATAGAAGCAGCGCATTCATCCTCCATCCCTCATCCTCCATCCCTCTCCTAAAGGACGACGCGCCCTGCGCCAAGCCATCCGCTAGGGGGCACGCCGTCATGCAACTCGCTAATCTCCTTATAGGAGACCGTCCGCGTGGCATAACGGGTATAGCTGTCAGCGCCACCTAGTAGAACTTTGATGCGTTGCGCTAGCACTCATCTCGTTGGCAGGTAGCGCTATCTAGAAGCCATTCCGGGAAGACCAGTGCTAGAACGGGTAGCAGAATAGCTTGAGGGTAGCAGAACAGCATGGCGAATCCGGTTTCGCAGCGGCAGGGTAACTGGTTGAACGGCAAAGCGCTCTGGGCGCAGATGCAGCGGCGGCTTGGCGACTTGGATTCCTCGGAGCCGCCAGAAGATTCGCTGCCGCTGCGGGTGTTGGTGCAGGCGATGGTGATCGTCGGCATCATTGCGGTGGATGTGTCGGCGGCAGATACGACCGATGCGCTGGGCGTGAGCCTGTGGGCGGTGCCGATGAGCGCGGTGGGCGCGGCCTGGAGCTGGTCGCGTCGCCGCAGCCGCAACATTCCGGTGAAATTTTGCATTGCGATCGCCATGCTGATTGCGCTGGCGGTCTTTTTTGTGCGGCTGGTGGCCGAGCGCAACGACACGCGCATGGCCCTGGCGGAACTGCTGATCCAGCTTCAGGTCTTTCACAGCTTTGACCTGCCGCGCCGCAAAGACCTGGGCTATTCCATTGTGATTGGGCTGATCCTAATGGGCGTGGCGGCCACTCTCAGCCAGACCTTCTGGTTTGCGCCGCTGCTGATTGCCTTTGTGGCTTTGGGCATTCCGGTGCTGGTGCTGGACTATCGCTCCCAGCTTGGGGTTGCTCCCAAGACGATGCGGCGCATTCACCAGAGCTTGCCGCTGCGGCCGCTGGCAGGCGTGCTGGGCATTACGCTGGCGCTGGGGCTGGTGATTTTTGCCTTTTTGCCCCGCCTTCCGGGTTATCAACTGCGGGCGTTTCCGGTCAGTGCGCCCATCCAGTTTGAAGGCCAGTTTGACGGCGGCACGATTATCAACCCTGGCTATGTGCGTGAGGGTCGCGCCAGTACGGGCAGCGGCACGGGTGCAAATGGCAACGTGCAGGGCGGGCCGGGCGAGGTGGATGCAGATTTTTACTATGGCTTTAATCGCCAGATGAATCAGAATCTGCGTGGTTCGCTGACTCCCAAGGTGGTGATGCGCGTGCGATCGCAGTCCGAGGGCTTTTGGCGCGTGATGGCGTTTGACCGCTACACGGGGCAGGGCTGGGAAGTGTCGCGGGATGGGGAAAACGATGTGCAGGTGCTAGAGCGATCGCCCTGGACCTATCGCCAAATTCTGCCCTGGTCAGTGACGCTGAACCAAACGCGGGAAGTGATTCAGACCTTTACTGTGGTTGCAGATTTGCCCAACCTAGTGCCCGCCCTCTACGAGGCCAAGGAACTTTACTTTCCCACGCGGCAAATTGCCATCGATCCCGAAGGATCGCTGCGATCGCCCATTCCGCTGTCGGAAGGGCTGACCTACACGGTGGTGTCGGAGGTGCCTTTCCGCGATCGCACCCAGTTGCGGAATGCCCCGACTGTCAACCCGCCGACCATTACTGACTATTACCTAAATGTGCCAGCGGCGATCGCCCCCCGCATCCGCCAGACCGCAGAAGAGGCGCTGGCCAAGTCACCCACGCCGATCACCGCGCCCTACGAAAAAGCCCTCTACCTGGCACAATATCTCAAACAAAACTACCGCATTCTGCCCGATCTGCCATTCTTAGAAGAGGGCGAGGATTTGGTCGAGGCATTTCTCTACAAGTACCAGGGCGGCTATCCCGACCACTTTTCTACGGTGCTAACCGTCATGCTGCGCTCCCTTGGCATTCCGGCGCGGCTAGTGGTGGGCTTTGGCGCAGGCGAGTTCAATCCTTTTACGGGCTATTACGTGGTGCGAAACACCGATGCCTTTGCCATGACGGAGGTATATTTCCACAAATATGGCTGGTTTGCCTTTAACCCGATTCCCGGCGGAGACGTGATCCCCACCTCGGTCGAAGAGTCGCAGGTGTTCGCCGCGCTGAAGAAGTTTTGGGAATGGATCGCAGGCTGGCTGCCGTCTCCTGTATCGGGCTTTTTGAACGGGCTGCTGGAGGCGATCGCCCAGGGCTTTGGCTGGGCCATGTCTACCCTGACTCGCTGGTTTACCCAGGGCTGGGTGGGGCTGCTGACGGGGCTGATGGGCCTCACGGTGGCGGCATTTTTGGGCTGGCTGGGCTGGAGCGGCTGGACGGCCTGGCGCGATCGCCGCTGGTTGAAGTCTCTGGCTCCGGCGGAGGCGCTCTATCAGGAAATGCTGCGCTGGCTCGCCGAACAGCACATTCGCAAGACCCCCAGCGACACCCCCCTGGAGTTTGCCCGCACCGCCCAGCAGCAGCAGCCCGCCCACGGGGAACTCATCTACCAGATTGCTCAGTCCTACGTAACGTGGCGCTATGGCGGCCAGGTGGGCGATCTGTCGCGCTTGCGGCAGCGCTTGCAGCGGGTAAGACAAGAAGGGCGATCGCTCCCAGCCCGCCTCCGAGGCTCATCGCGCAGAAAAGTTCGATCCTAGACTGTGCCAGGGGCACTTCCCCAAAGCACCTCCTCGAAACTGGCACGTCTCAAGCCATCCAACCCACACCTTCCGGTAAACTAGGAAGCCGCTACCCCAAACGGAGATTCCAGAGATTTAGAGATTTAAGGAGATTGAGAAGATTAAAAATCTGAAATATGCAAATCCCGGTGGAGAATGGGGAATTATAATGTGCGATGCAATATTCAATCTGTGATATTCTCCTCAGATAGTCTCTTGCTGAGACTCTCGCCTGTACCCCGATTCCTCCTGCTGAATGCTTGAGGCATTGCGCTTCATCCACTGGGGGTTGCTTGCACCGCGTTCTCTATCCAGTCTTTTCAGTTCCATCCTACGTTAGAGAGGTCGTTTCCCTTGTCTCGTCGCTATCTATTCACATCAGAATCTGTTACCGAAGGCCATCCCGATAAAATCTGTGACCAGATCTCGGACTCAATCCTCGATGCCTTGTTGACCCAAGATCCCAGCAGCCGAGTCGCCGCAGAGGTCGTCGTCAATACGGGTCTAGTACTGATCA contains:
- a CDS encoding helix-turn-helix domain-containing protein — its product is MREFAKQRGWTLREVAERAGLNYSTVKNYVQRDAMTMTDYTAIRRLAIAFDVSIEDLVEILEE
- a CDS encoding transglutaminaseTgpA domain-containing protein; this translates as MANPVSQRQGNWLNGKALWAQMQRRLGDLDSSEPPEDSLPLRVLVQAMVIVGIIAVDVSAADTTDALGVSLWAVPMSAVGAAWSWSRRRSRNIPVKFCIAIAMLIALAVFFVRLVAERNDTRMALAELLIQLQVFHSFDLPRRKDLGYSIVIGLILMGVAATLSQTFWFAPLLIAFVALGIPVLVLDYRSQLGVAPKTMRRIHQSLPLRPLAGVLGITLALGLVIFAFLPRLPGYQLRAFPVSAPIQFEGQFDGGTIINPGYVREGRASTGSGTGANGNVQGGPGEVDADFYYGFNRQMNQNLRGSLTPKVVMRVRSQSEGFWRVMAFDRYTGQGWEVSRDGENDVQVLERSPWTYRQILPWSVTLNQTREVIQTFTVVADLPNLVPALYEAKELYFPTRQIAIDPEGSLRSPIPLSEGLTYTVVSEVPFRDRTQLRNAPTVNPPTITDYYLNVPAAIAPRIRQTAEEALAKSPTPITAPYEKALYLAQYLKQNYRILPDLPFLEEGEDLVEAFLYKYQGGYPDHFSTVLTVMLRSLGIPARLVVGFGAGEFNPFTGYYVVRNTDAFAMTEVYFHKYGWFAFNPIPGGDVIPTSVEESQVFAALKKFWEWIAGWLPSPVSGFLNGLLEAIAQGFGWAMSTLTRWFTQGWVGLLTGLMGLTVAAFLGWLGWSGWTAWRDRRWLKSLAPAEALYQEMLRWLAEQHIRKTPSDTPLEFARTAQQQQPAHGELIYQIAQSYVTWRYGGQVGDLSRLRQRLQRVRQEGRSLPARLRGSSRRKVRS